CACCGTGCCAACCCGAAGAACAAAACCCCTCTGGGAAAATCTCTGGGTATCGGCATCGATATCCATTGGCAGTGGTATCAACCGCTGCGCAATGAATACGGATTCGTAATGTTCCTGGGACATGGAGCATTGCTTAGAAGAAAATGTTGGGAAGAAATCGGTGGTTTTCCAGACATCGTCAGTGAAGATTTGGGGTTTGCAATAGAAATCAGAGCAAGGGGATATCGTGGCAGATTTGTGGAAGATGTGGTTTGTTATGAAGATTTTCCGGACACTGTGAGGGCTTTTCGTATCCGTCACATGAAATGGACCCGTGGAACAAGCGAGTTTCTGAAAAAGAAAATGACTTGGTTACTCAGAGCCAGACGCATTACCTTGACCGAAAAGCTCGACATACTTTTTCCTACACTTAATTTACCTTTAACCCTTTTGTATTTCTTGTTTATGATCAATGCCAATTTATTGTTGCCTTATTTTTTTGGTCATCAAAGGGACATTACCATGGCATTGGGGGGTACAGCATATATATTCCCGGTAATGGTTCTGGATGATGCCTTCAGGGCAATATATTCACCTGATTTTTTCGCCATCACCATATTGACCTTTTTTGCGCCGGTACTTTGTTTTATTCTGGCCATGGCCAGGGAGCCACGCAAATTATTCAGGTTTCTTACCCATAGCACCGTACTTTATGCGGCTTTGGGGCCTCTTTCCTCCATTGGAGTGATCACTTACATGATTTCGGGAAAAGCGATCTTTTTGGTAACCGGGGATACCCTTCAGAAGGAACATAAGACAAAAGAAAATGCCATGGGTTTAATTGGTGGAATGAAATCTGAATGGCAAAAATTCATCACCAGGAGCCATCCTGACTCCCTTGTAGTTCAGGCTTTTGAAGTATTGACGGGGATTGTATTCGCGGTGGTTTGCGTGTATATGTTCCAGGTTTCCTTTTTGGGGTTGTGTTTGGCCTTCATTCTGCTTCCTGCCATGCATTATTTGGGGTGGGATCATAAAATTATTAAACCACTGGTTTATATTCCATTTGCACTGATTTTGATTGGTGTGGGACTTGCAACGCTCAGTCTTGTAGGCATGCAGTCTGTATTTTTTGGATATGGGTTTCATTTTTAGGTGTTTGTTTTGAGGAATTTGGGTTTTCTTAATTGAAAACCCAAAATTCCTTATTCAGGGGGCTTTTATGCCCGTTCGGAGATTATTGTTATTTAAGTGGACATGTTCCCTTTAACTTTGTAATGAAAATTAAATCACAATGCGAAAATTTCTACCTGCTTTGATGTTTATTACAACGGTAATTGCCGTGGCCGGTATTTCTTCCTGTAGACATGATATCTCCTTTGATGACGATATCGTGATGCCGAGTGATACCCTGACCAATCCCATAGACACGCTCAACAATCCTTGTGATCCTGATGTTGTTTACTTTCAATACGAGGTGCTCCCAATATTGATATCCAATTGTTCCACCACTGGCTGTCACAATGCCGCTTCCCATGAGAAGGGGGTCATTCTTGAAAGTTATCAAAGCCTCATGGAAACTACTGACTTTGAACCTTACAATCTGGAGGATACTGAAATTTATGAAATGATCACTGAATCAGAAGACGAACGTATGCCACCTTCTCCCAATGCGCCACTTTCACCAGAGCAGATTCAACTTATCGCTACATGGATTTTACAAGGTGGAAAAAACCTTGATTGCGACTGGGAGTCAGAGACATGTGATACGGAAAATGTGACCTACACCCAGGTAATTTCACCGGTCATTTCAACCTACTGTTTGGGATGTCATAGCGGGGCAAATCCAGGGGGCGGGCATGATTTCAGCACCCACTCCGGGCTAAAGGAAGCTGCAGATAGCGGTCAT
This sequence is a window from Lewinellaceae bacterium. Protein-coding genes within it:
- a CDS encoding glycosyltransferase, which produces MIQYTKKDEKAAHNVIDLPPLVSIGSSKLITKSVPTQKLSYDPKPHLYVSVFVAWIASIVWFQPRLFQLLDMSYNWGSWMALMGFILFIDFAWLYGFYNIGVVVFSLIHKYFSPKPEQALTRSCLTDAPAVAILYTTYNDFIEESVLSCVNQDYQNFKVYILDDSTHPEFMDQVDAFSARFPGLVQVVRREDRKAFKAGNMNHGLAHFATEEPYFAIADADEILPPDFLTKLVPIMEFDPMVGFVQANHRANPKNKTPLGKSLGIGIDIHWQWYQPLRNEYGFVMFLGHGALLRRKCWEEIGGFPDIVSEDLGFAIEIRARGYRGRFVEDVVCYEDFPDTVRAFRIRHMKWTRGTSEFLKKKMTWLLRARRITLTEKLDILFPTLNLPLTLLYFLFMINANLLLPYFFGHQRDITMALGGTAYIFPVMVLDDAFRAIYSPDFFAITILTFFAPVLCFILAMAREPRKLFRFLTHSTVLYAALGPLSSIGVITYMISGKAIFLVTGDTLQKEHKTKENAMGLIGGMKSEWQKFITRSHPDSLVVQAFEVLTGIVFAVVCVYMFQVSFLGLCLAFILLPAMHYLGWDHKIIKPLVYIPFALILIGVGLATLSLVGMQSVFFGYGFHF